One Gossypium hirsutum isolate 1008001.06 chromosome A08, Gossypium_hirsutum_v2.1, whole genome shotgun sequence genomic window, ccaaaaTCTTAATATTACAATTCCTTAAGGTTTTTACTCAAACCTTAAGACTCAACCCTCATAAAGAGAATAACAAATAGAAAACTAACAAGTAATCCTTACAAGATTGATGTGTTTGCTaattaagcacaaatacaaaGAATAACAATTGAGCTgaatgaatacaatgaaagctcacaagtgtttataagaaaaatatgaaagaatTAAGTACTAaggttgttttgattgatctttaagcttgaTGATATCTCTCCTTGTTGTAGGACATTTGGAACATGTTATTTATACTCTCTAATACATTTCCAACCATTGTGGTTGTTGTGGAAGTTAATAGAGCCATTGGGGATGAAAATACCTGATCGTTAAATTCACCTGTAACAAAAGGTATTGATATTTTTTCTACGAGTATTGATACTATTAGCATTTAATGTTTGATTCAGTGACTGTTGAAATTAGTTTACAACGATACCAAAGACAATTTATCGATAccaagtatcaatactttttgtgtTTGTTTGAAAAACCATAAAAGCAGAATGCAAATTTGGTATAGATTTTAGAATTAGTATCAATATCTTGATAACTATCGATACTTGGCAACaaattatcgatactttttggtCCGGATCAATACTGACTtgtttaaaaaatagttttaacataattaaaaatgtttaactcaatgaaaccattttaacttgattttatcaatttttctcaattttgttcaactttaacttttattcaaacatactttaatttattatatcaaaatatattatcaaataaaaattagtttaaaaaattataatttttatgtttttttattatttttataagtttttaataatttttatacatgtttataaaattttaaatatattttattaattttataaaatataatttttatatttttatagtatttataagtttttattatttttttataaatttatatcaatcttaatatttttaatattttcaattattaatttttctataatttataatttttttgtgagaaaaatattagattaaatcatAAGTTGTCATGTGTCACCATCTGATTGGCCCGTCAATTTATTTTAACGGTCAACGGTAGGGCTCAATTGGGTGTGAATTTAATATAgtggcttaattgatttttttcgcattttcttaaacattttttcttttttttacatataagccttttaaaaataaatattatggcTTTTTGGTGAGATTAGTTCTAATGAGATTAAAAACAGTGGTGGTGAGATTGAATATTGTAGTGATGAAATTAAAACTAGTGGCGAGATAtatgtttggattcaaacgtAAGTATGGAGGTAAGGTGAGAAGAGAAACGACTATTAAggacattaaattaataattaaatataacgaaacttttaaattatttcatctttatgaaattattaaaaatatgtcaaaacattaaactaataatttaatataaaaaagttttaaattatttcatttttatgaaattattaaaaatatccaattatgttttattaaaaaattagtaatatttttaaatttttattattgatataattgtattaataattattttaaattaaaccaAGTGTAGTTTTTGGgcattttttaatgatattttaccTATAGAATTTTGGAAAGGTCACgtgtttatataaaattaaatcaattaatgcCATCTTTTTGGCTAAATAAATTATATCACACACTTTAATTTGTCATAAATATACAAATATCCTGTTAGTGATGCTGTCTAAATCGTAAACTAAAACAAATATTTGTTTAGACATTTTTATTAGAGATGCATTTCAATCCTGCAACAATCATCAATATTCATCTGAAAGGGCCATTCTAAGGTTCCAACAATCCTAAAAATGCATTTTGAATTAAACAGTCTCAAGGAAAACAAATACCTTAAAACACTGCTATGATATTTTGTTAAGTAAGAACCCCAGTTGCTACAATTGAAGTTGAAATCTGTTAGCCAGTAAGATGAATAAGGGAGGAAGATGGTGGTTGAATGGAGAAAGGTAAGATGAGATCTCTGTTTGTGGTTCAGTTAGGGAATTGAAGGAGGAATGTCTATGTTTATAGAGAGGGACAAGTTCAACTACGTGTCTTGAGGTTGCTGAAACAAAAGTGATAATCCTAACAATGACAGTTTAGGTTTAGATATTTTAAGATGACTAGCAATCAATTACCTTATGTCAAAATCTCCTTTTTTTGAAAGGgtcgattttattttaaaaaaaaaacaaaaaatgggagtcgtcaccaatcatatttattaggtgtgatcggatcaccttgtaatttaatcattttaataaaagtttaaatttactaaaatgataattttttttgggtctacgaaattcaagaaaatgggttcgggagtcgattacatatgaggaaggattagcaccctcataacgctcaaaattggtacctaattgattaattaatgtcttaacgcCAGAAAgttgaaaacctaaaaaaattagaatacgatccctcttttttAATGTTGATTTTATTAGAAAAATGCTTGAATAAATTGATACGAACATTAAAGACTCTCTCGCCTCGAAATAACAAAATGTCACGTCTCGTAAATTAAGACATGACATTTTGAACCCTCAAGAACAAGCTTaccttttgattttgttttttttttaaaaaaacttgtatattttaattttaaaggatATTCAGCTATTTAGGTTCAACGAAGAAATAGAAACCCTATAAGTTAGGTACAActtctcaaattttcaaatacaaaacattgccttattttaaaaattttcttttttgaataataacaaatataatgtttaaaactacatgtatttattttacttgaagcgtaaaaataattaatcatttCTAAATATATTGCATGATGTTGTAATGGTGAATCAATATAAAAATGATTTATATAGACAAAGTATTGGAGCAAtgaaatataaaatcaataaagaCATATTTAAATAATAGTTTAAGTAAATGGGTGAaacgactttaaaaaaaataaatgaaaaataatatacgATTTAAAAATGTAGCTTAAAGATAAACAAGGAATAATAAAATcacaaaagtaaataaaaaaaaatttgagttgcaAGTATAACCATATGtacaaaatataaacaaaatgaaAACAATCAAAAAACAATAGTAatgatagataaataaataagtgtacgaataataataaaattaaaataaaaaggaaatgctGTAATTAGATAAGGGTTTAATTGGAATCTAAATGAAAATAGGggcttaaattataataaaacgaAAATAAGCGTGCTAATTAAAGCTTTGGCGCCTTACTACTTACACCACCCAAAGCTTTGTTCCCATGAAATGGTCTGGAGGCAATTTTTTAAACCCTTTCCAACAAATATTAAGGACAAATAGTCAAAACAATCAGCCATAAACGAACCAGTGCGAAAACTAAGCAGGGCATGAGGGTAATTGGTATTGACGTGCAAAGTTCAATAGATTGCCTGAATCTATAGCAAACCAATCATCAATGACATGATTCATGAGGTTCGACAATGGTTCGTATAAGtagttataaataaataaaaaattcacagGTTTCCATTGTATTCATATATAAATAAGTTGGACCCCTCAAAGATCATGCTTTTCTCTTTCTTAGAAGTTGCAAAAAAAATGTGTCCCCCTCAAGCCTTCCAAAGCTTTTACAACTCGCAGCCGAGAAATGTGGCAATAGAACACCTTTTAACTCTATCATCTAATATCAAACGATAAACAGAGCAATAGCAAACTGCAAATTTCTCCTCATATTCACTGAAGTGgcctaaacaaaataaaaaattaggggGAAAGGAGCGGAAATAAACAGCAAAGCAGTCTGACAAAATGAACTAAGAACATTTATGTCATACAAGGTGGAAATCCTCTTCATTCCTTCATTGAAGATTGATAAGCATACAAACAGCAAGTTGAAAGGAGAATCATAGGCTAACCTGATATAATGGCGCTATCTGTTGTGATTATTTGGAAGGAAGATTAGTCCTTCATACTCTATTTGCTACAAAAGCTTATTGCCGATAATATTGATGGTATCAAAAAGGCAAGCTAGGGATAAAATACAATCAGTTCTATTGTGAGGTAAGGCAGATTGGTAGATAACCCTTGCTGCAGAGAAATGTAATGTTCCGCAGCTGACTATAATTTACTGAGATCTATTAACACAACACATATCAAGGTTGGTGAAGCAACATCTGCAAGACAATGAAAAACTGCTCTAGCATGTTGCATCAATTTGAGTGAACCTCAGCACCCTGTATTGTACTTCTGCTACTGCTTAAACTCTGACTTGAAAGCTGCAAATCAGAAAAGTGAACAGATCCAGTCTGTGAAAAAATCAAACCAACTGAACTACTAGCTGTGCTTGCAGAAGAAGAAATTCGGCTCAAATAGGAGTCCTTGGACCTTGAAATCATCTCAGGCCGTAATtcagaagaagaggaagaaggggCTAATGTAGCCAGCAAAGACCCAAATGGATAGGGTGCAACTGGAATATCGATGAGAGATGATGCTGACGGACTATATCTCATTGTTCCTATTGGATGATCAAATTTGCAAGTAGAACCAAACTTGCAGTTCCCATTCTGCAAGTAGAAAGCACAAGGCTGCACCCCCTGTTTACAGGAAATGATAATCAAATTAAGACAATTTTTAAAAACTATCTATCATGTGTTAGCATAGACACTACATCTTGACTTAACAAAATAGCAAGGGCAATAAACTAACAGTTCAAGACAGCAATACTAAAGTTGAACAGACAAACAAAGAAAAAGCATTCTCTATTATGGAAGAAAGATGGGGCCAAAAGGCAGCAGTTTCTTTCTTTCCCCAACAAAAACTTCAAACTATATAGCAGATAAATTAAGATGCATAATTTTGGACATAGGGAAGCCAAAGGCAATTTCAAAGGTACTAGAAACATATTAACCTAATAAAACTTACTTTACAATGAAAGTTCTTGAAGCCAAGAAAGATCTCTATGAAATCCAATTCTAAAACAACAGCaattatcacaacagaatgtccACTTGGACAGTAAGTATACAGTGACAAAATAAAGATAAGAGATTGAAATATTCACATACCGGACGTAAAGGAAGTCCCATTGGGCTGAGGATGCAATTTGTTTGTTGCACAACCTTGTCTCTAGGATGATGATACCTACAAGATGATCCAAATTTACAGTTGCCGGTCCTCAAATAGTATTGGCATTCAGGTTCACCAGGTCTCTCTGGAAATGTTTGTTCCTTCTGGTTACTGCTTGAAGGACCAGTAGAAGAGGGCAAGGAAGAATAAGGTCCTGCAAGTGAAGGTGCTGAAGAAGATAACTGTGTTAGTCCATAGAGAGAAGTTGCTCCAACAGCAGGTTGTGCACCAGGAGAGAGTGCCGGGCTTACAGGTGCCTGCACCAAGCAAGCCAAAAACAGCTTCATGAATCCATATAATTTTGGCATTATCTTAATGCAATTATGCTAATCATCCTACCGAGTAGTGACTCCAACCAGGAATAGGAACCACTCTAGGGGAAAACAGTACAGGACCATAAGCCCCTTGAACATATGAACCAGGTAATAATGGAGGCCTCGCCACTCTCACACTGGTGGGTGCCCCCCCATACTGTTCTGGTAGAGGGACTGAAGGAGACTGCACCGGCTGATAAAATTGAGGTGCAGATGCTGGCATTGATGTGCCAGCTGGTTGAGGATGATGGAATTTACAAGTAACACCAAATTTGCACTGCCCTGTTTTCAAATAGTAGGAGCATTCTTTCTCACCCTGTTAATGCATGCAGATGAGATTGGTGTCTGGATGTTTTAAGAATTCCTTAAACAGATAAATACAAACAAAGGAGGAAGGAAACAAGAAAGGAGATCATCCAAACCGGTCGTAATGGGTATCCATATATATTCAACGGAACATGGCCAAAGGATCCACCTCGGTGTTTTGGATGGTGGAATTTACAGGAGGCACCAAATTTACAGGTTCCAGTTTTTAAATAAAACTGCATGCgtcaaaaagaattaaaaaatgggCAActtaaagaagagaaaaaattaTCATTCTGGCATTAATTAGCAAAAGGGATAGATAAAAACAATTTTGCATTATCACATAGAATGAAATTATTCCTTTACCTGACATGCAGGTTCCCCAGGTCGTTCAGGGTACTCCCCTGTAGCTCTTACAGCAGCCTCAACCTAAATGGCATCATAACCAAGAATGACTGAACACTCAAAAGAGGCTTAAGCCATAGTACAGGAAAAATCTTATCTCAGTTCTAAACCACAAATAATGAGAAGACCTAAGTAAGCTTTAAATTCTCTTACACCATCCTATCTATAACTTTTAACTTGACATGAGTCCAATGAAGCACAATTCCATGGTAAAATCTCCCGTTATTTGCTTCACTTGCccacaaattaaacaaaatttttggAAACAAAGACCATCTATCgattataccaaaataaaaaagtttGGCATGAATTAGAGTGTAAGACAGGCCAACCAAATTACAGTCAAATTACAGCGTTTGGAAAGATGCTGAAGAAATAGACATAGACTTAAGTTAAAGCCATTTAAATCAGAGATCCAGAACATAGGATGTCAAGCAAACTTCTAAATTGCAGGTCCAGTTTCTATTTGGAGGTAAATATTGCACTACGAATCATGCTCATCAGAGCTCCTAAGAGCTAGAAGAAACAAATATATGCTTCAATTACTGCTACTATTATTAAAGCATCAAAATGTACCATGATACATGCTCCTACTACCTAGTGCATTTTGCACATCTATTGTTGATCTTGAAAGTAAAGTAAGTTCATTTACTTACACCTCCACTGTCACCATTAACAGTGTAATCCgacaacataaatatatattgtttattcCATTTCACATTAATCAACCAATATCAGTTAAATGCAGAATCAAACATAGCTAACAAAATAAAGCCCCACTTTTCGAAGAAAATGATAAGGAGAAATTTACCGCGGCACGGTTACGAGGATGATTATAACGGCACCTATTACCGTATCCACAGAACCCAGTTCGCATATAGTAAACACAGTCAGGTACTCCGGGCCGTTCCGGGTACGATTCGGTGCCCCTCAACGATAACTGCCACATGGATTCTGCATTATACCAAAGAAAATACTAGGAAAACTGTAACTCACTCTCcacattatataaaaaagaaaaacctaaaacTCCAAACAGTAAGTGACGTCGTTACAATGTGTGAAGAAAAcaggaaaaaaaatattgaaaagaaaaagtaccTTCAAGGCCGCCAGTTTCGGGACCAGCGGGAATCCATTCGAGCTGATGACCCGAAAAAGATCCATTCCGTGCCGGGTTTTGACCGTACAACTCCATCAAAACTGGTTTCCGTCCTGTTGGGGGATTCTGTACAGTAGTATCTTACCGactttacaagaaaataaatgaatACGGAGAATCTGAGAATGTTCTAGACTGACCGGAGAGAGCTCGATCGAGAGTGGAACTTtgctaaagaaaaaaataaggaggaaggagagagagagagagagagagagagagagagagattctTCCACTTCAATTGAGCTTTGTTTATTCgctctctttttctctctcaaaTACTGTACGGTATAGGTTCGGCGCTTTTTTATAGTAGTATCGTATGATTACAACTTTTTGTCCAAGTatagtatttattttttgttggttaaaatatgtttcaAATTCCTCTACTTTTtctatatttgaaatttagtcctttacttttatttttaaaaatacaattttatttgttaatacgagtatattttattttttattacatatttatcaagtgatttttttatTGCAAAATGGCCAACCAATGAAAttaatataaacattttaatataattaataattggacttaaaatttaaattttaaaaaataggacTACATCCTTAGGAATAAAAGTAAGACTAAATTAAGTACGAAGATTTGGAGTATATTTTAACCTATTTTTTAGCTTAACTATAAAATTGACCCTTAAATTATTACGTTTTTCTCATTTAggtatttttttttgtcaaaagtgCTACTAAATTATCAATTTCATCTCATTTTACCCAATAAGTGTATGGCATGCATGAAAATACGCAAGGTGTCTTGTTCTTATTAGATGATATCGCGTTTTGGgtcaaatgaaatgaaattgataGTTAAAATACtactttcattaaaaaaattaaataccaacATGAGAAAAACGATATAATTTGagtattaatttttgtatttaagtttttttatgcatattattttttaatattattattctaatgGATCTTTTTTATTATACTAGCAAAATTAAGTAGTCAtgtgctttatttttttatttttaaaaataaattaacgaCACATCACTattataggttaatttataagaatatgttaaaaaatttatttaagaaactATGCTGAAATTCTACAAATTTGCtgatttatactatttttggagAGACAAAGAAAATGAGTCCTATATGACGCGTTGTCActtttccaaaaattatttttttcctctcttttttcttGCAGTTGAAAATTAGAAGTTTGTAGATTTATTTTGATCCATGTTTGGGATAGACATGGTCATAATTTTAAAGAATGTTTGAATTTAAAGTGGTACTGTGGAGTTGGGTGACCTATAATTTTCATCTTCCATATGAGTAAGAAGCTATCACCCGGGAAGTCGGATCGCGTTGCAACTTAAGGTCCCAGTTGACGGTGATTATACGGTCTggggttgaagtgtaactagggctttaagtttacaaaggttatgctATAAAAGGATGGATCATAAATAAAGCACCAGTTGAAAGTTGTTATGTGGGCATGACAACCAATTTTTCCTCGTCAAAAGAGAATGGTTTATAAAACCCAAATAGAAGTACGAGGAAGAAAAACACAGTAGACTTTTAGTATAATCAAGTATTTCATTTTATCCATGTCCACCAAAGGCAGTGATTTCGTTATTATAACATGTAACATATTTAGGGTGTAATAAGTTTTACTAACAGGGTCATTGTCTTTGGTGGATATAGACAGCACGAATACTTGATTATATTGGAAAGCCCCTCTGTTTTTCTTCTTCGCACTTCTGTGTGGGTTTTATAAAGCATGCTCATCTGACGAGGAGAAATTGGTTGTCATGCACACATAACCACCGTCAACTAGGGCCCTAGTTATACTCCATCCTTTAATAGCATAACCTTTGTAAACATGAAGCCCTAGTTACACTTCAACCCGATATGGTATAACCACTACCAACTTGGACTTTAAGTTGCAAAGCGATCCCAATTTTTTCAAGTGATGGTGCCATACTCATATAGCAGGTGAAATTAGTACGTCACCGAGCTCCATGATATCACTATGAACTCAAACACAacttaaaattatgattatgtctCTCTCAAAGCTAGagagaaataaatctttaaacctTGAAAAAACCAAcacacaagaaaaaagaaaaaaattgtttactAAATTAAGGGGATAGGAATATGCATTTATATAGGGCATGGGGCGGgtaaaaaaggattttttttatcCTAAGAATCTCGGGTTGCAGGGGCTCAAAGGCAAAAGCAATAGAGTTGGTTGGGGGTTGAAGTGGCAAGGGAGAAAATGCTCCCTGTAACCCCAGAGTGTTTTCTCTCTTGCCATTTCAACCCCCAACCAACTCTATTGCTTTTGCCTCTAAGCCCCTGCAACTTCGAATTCTCAAGATAAAAAAATCCCTTTTTACTCACCCTATGCCTTTGTAGGGGAACGTTTTATCCCTCACAAAAAAGCTCTATAGAAAGAACTCAATACATGCCTTTGATTTTACATACTGACGTTTGAAGCAGATTGTTGATCTGAAGGATACTTGGCAAAATAAGTAATCGGCGTTGTCGTTAAAAGTTGATTTCGTCCCTACGCTATTGTCGAAACAAATGCAATTCATTAGTTTACAtgttggtttagggttttaggtgaTAAGtactatatattttaatattttcttgatTTTAAACATGTGGAATAGGCTATTTCATTGAAGATAAGCAGACGAGTCAGACCTCTTATCCATTACAACGATCAAATTTGTGAAACCGAGATTGGCCCCATTTTTGTATCAGTGCAATCCGAAGATCTAGCATTCAACCGAACCATAACATTAAAAGAGCTTCAGACAAGGATTAGGTGCAAAGTGGGGATCCGGAGAAGAATTTCAAGCCTTAAATGTAGATATCTTTCATCATTGGAATCTGCTAGATATACCATTTTTTAGATCAAGTAGGACAACGATCTGGAGCAGGTGATCGAACCCCATTACTCTAATTGGAATGTTGTGCTGAAGTTGTATGTCGACTTCGTCGAGGAGGATGAAGATGGCCTAAACTCATGGGCACCTTGTCCACCAAATCTCACGTCTGATAAAGAAGTTGAAAGTCCCACTGCACAGTTGTGCGGTGGAATGGCATCATTGCTACAAAGCTCATACCAAGACCCACTAGAATCATCAACAATGGTGAGGCATTCATTGGATTCGCCCCTCAACCACTAGGTAGGGGACAATTGAGGGTATTTGGTCACTGGGCCTACGACACACCTGCATGACATTCTGTTTGTgcctttgattttaatttcagcACGCTGATTTTGAACACTAGTAACACTCAAACGGGCACGCAATCAAGTTATTGTGGTGGGTCAAACATAAATGGTTTTGGGGTTAGTTGCGGGTTTACAAGAACATATGATCTACTTTTAACAACCTCAACCAACAAGGGCACATCCAACCTTGGATTTGCAATCGAGGTTGATAATAGAGAAGGAGAAGAGAACGAAGAAGTTGAAGAGGatgaagaaacaaatagtgacCCAATAGAAGAGGCGGGACCCGATGATGCAGAAGTTGCAGCAATTTTAGAATTGGATCACATTCTTACTAAACTTGAGGACGATGGATCTAATGGTGAAGCTGCGAACATTGCTTGATAAGATGATCCAGGTTTCATGACTTACCAACCTTCACCACATATGCGAACTCTTGATCTTGTTACTGAGGGAGGTTTCCTCACAGAAGATCAGAGCATTCGTCTTTGTCAACAAATTTTGGCCATTTAGAGGTTGGGATGAAGTTTGACTCTAAAAATGCTTTTATAGCTGCTGTCAAGTGGTCTAACATACAACTTGGCATCAACTTCACTGTTACATGCTCTTGGTATAAGAAATATAAGGCAAATTGTGCAATGCTTGTAACAAGATGTCTATGGAAAATCATGGCATCTGTGAGGAAGAAGTCTTCATTCTGGACGATCCAGAAGTTTACCACGTCACATACATGTGTTGTAGTTAGTATGTACCATGGTTACCAACAGCAActcaaaatttgacatttttcCTCGACATTCTACTACGTATCTTGacccaatttattatttttcggGCATGTCAAATGATAATCTGAAATTGGATTTGGATATGATATCTAATTTTATATTACCCATGGTCAAAGCGAGTTCTAGGATTTTAGTCCCTGTTTTGATCGCACACATT contains:
- the LOC107949317 gene encoding zinc finger CCCH domain-containing protein 32 isoform X2, which produces MELYGQNPARNGSFSGHQLEWIPAGPETGGLEESMWQLSLRGTESYPERPGVPDCVYYMRTGFCGYGNRCRYNHPRNRAAVEAAVRATGEYPERPGEPACQGEKECSYYLKTGQCKFGVTCKFHHPQPAGTSMPASAPQFYQPVQSPSVPLPEQYGGAPTSVRVARPPLLPGSYVQGAYGPVLFSPRVVPIPGWSHYSAPVSPALSPGAQPAVGATSLYGLTQLSSSAPSLAGPYSSLPSSTGPSSSNQKEQTFPERPGEPECQYYLRTGNCKFGSSCRYHHPRDKVVQQTNCILSPMGLPLRPGVQPCAFYLQNGNCKFGSTCKFDHPIGTMRYSPSASSLIDIPVAPYPFGSLLATLAPSSSSSELRPEMISRSKDSYLSRISSSASTASSSVGLIFSQTGSVHFSDLQLSSQSLSSSRSTIQGAEVHSN
- the LOC107949317 gene encoding zinc finger CCCH domain-containing protein 32 isoform X1, with amino-acid sequence MELYGQNPARNGSFSGHQLEWIPAGPETGGLEESMWQLSLRGTESYPERPGVPDCVYYMRTGFCGYGNRCRYNHPRNRAAVEAAVRATGEYPERPGEPACQFYLKTGTCKFGASCKFHHPKHRGGSFGHVPLNIYGYPLRPGEKECSYYLKTGQCKFGVTCKFHHPQPAGTSMPASAPQFYQPVQSPSVPLPEQYGGAPTSVRVARPPLLPGSYVQGAYGPVLFSPRVVPIPGWSHYSAPVSPALSPGAQPAVGATSLYGLTQLSSSAPSLAGPYSSLPSSTGPSSSNQKEQTFPERPGEPECQYYLRTGNCKFGSSCRYHHPRDKVVQQTNCILSPMGLPLRPGVQPCAFYLQNGNCKFGSTCKFDHPIGTMRYSPSASSLIDIPVAPYPFGSLLATLAPSSSSSELRPEMISRSKDSYLSRISSSASTASSSVGLIFSQTGSVHFSDLQLSSQSLSSSRSTIQGAEVHSN
- the LOC107949317 gene encoding zinc finger CCCH domain-containing protein 32 isoform X3 → MELYGQNPARNGSFSGHQLEWIPAGPETGGLEESMWQLSLRGTESYPERPGVPDCVYYMRTGFCGYGNRCRYNHPRNRAAVEAAVRATGEYPERPGEPACQFYLKTGTCKFGASCKFHHPKHRGGSFGHVPLNIYGYPLRPGEKECSYYLKTGQCKFGVTCKFHHPQPAGTSMPASAPQFYQPVQSPSVPLPEQYGGAPTSVRVARPPLLPGSYVQGAYGPVLFSPRVVPIPGWSHYSAPVSPALSPGAQPAVGATSLYGLTQLSSSAPSLAGPYSSLPSSTGPSSSNQKEQTFPERPGEPECQYYLRTGNCKFGSSCRYHHPRDKVVQQTNCILSPMGLPLRPGVQPCAFYLQNGNCKFGSTCKFDHPIGTMRYSPSASSLIDIPVAPYPFGSLLATLAPSSSSSELRPEMISSFQVRV